The Arachis duranensis cultivar V14167 chromosome 2, aradu.V14167.gnm2.J7QH, whole genome shotgun sequence genome has a window encoding:
- the LOC107473822 gene encoding CRIB domain-containing protein RIC6-like → MSSSNKVKGLLKGLRYISQMFETDATKEKEIQIGYPTDVKHVAHIGYDGPSVNSPSWMNEFKHSSPRSASSPLAPSDLQNREQDNSTNFEDKVTKKKESKESPTKEKSSDRPRQSRRSSKSKESPSNGLIVAQQDVESPRSGPQDIPKKGRTRKSKDASGSTRPRTKDQSSESSNLNFDSTPKSRSKQRHIEENEQI, encoded by the exons ATGTCTTCAAGCAACAAGGTCAAAGGACTTCTTAAAGGCCTTAGATATATTTCTCAAATGTTTG AAACGGATGCGACTAAAGAGAAAGAAATACAAATTGGATATCCCACAGATGTAAAGCATGTGGCCCATATAGGATATGATGGTCCCTCTGTGAATTCTCCTAGCTGG ATGAACGAGTTCAAACACTCTTCTCCAAGGTCGGCGTCATCACCTCTTGCTCCCAGCGATCTTCAAAATAGAGAACAGGATAATTCAACCAACTTCGAAG ATAAAGtgacaaagaaaaaggaatcaaAAGAATCTCCTACAAAGGAGAAATCTTCAGACAGGCCTAGACAATCAAGGAGGTCTTCTAAGTCCAAGGAATCTCCTTCTAATGGGCTTATTGTGGCCCAACAAGATGTAGAGTCACCAAGAAGTGGCCCACAAGACATTCCCAAGAAAGGTAGAACAAGGAAGTCAAAAGATGCTAGTGGGTCAACTAGGCCCAGGACCAAGGACCAATCTTCAGAATCAAGTAACTTGAATTTTGACTCAACACCCAAGTCTAGGAGCAAGCAGAGGCACATCGAAGAAAATGAgcaaatatga
- the LOC107473805 gene encoding succinate--CoA ligase [ADP-forming] subunit beta, mitochondrial gives MVRGLLNKLVSRSLSVAGRWQHNQLRRLNIHEYQGAELMSKYGVNVPRGVAVSSVEEARKVIKDVFPNESEIVVKSQVLAGGRGLGTFKNGLKGGVHIVKADQVADIAGKMLGQILVTKQTGAQGKPVNKVYLCQKLALVNEMYFSIILDRKSAGPLVIACSKGGTSIEDLAEKFPDMIIKVPIDVFKGITDEDAAKVVDGLAPKGADKNKSIEQVKNLYNLFCKTDCTLLEINPLAETADNQLVAADAKMNFDDNAAYRQKEIFALRDTTQEDPREVAAAKADLNYIGLDGEIGCMVNGAGLAMATMDIIKLHGGTPANFLDVGGNASEGQVVEAFKILTADDKVKAILVNIFGGIMKCDVIASGIVNAAKQVQLKVPVVVRLEGTNVDQGKRILKESGMKLITAEDLDDAAQKAVKAYK, from the exons atggTTCGGGGACTATTGAACAAGCTCGTCTCTCGCTCCCTCTCCGTCGCCGGAAGATGGCAGCACAACCAGCTCCGCCGTCTTAACATCCACGAGTACCAG GGAGCGGAGTTGATGAGCAAGTACGGAGTGAATGTTCCGAGAGGCGTAGCTGTTTCCTCTGTTGAAGAGGCAAGGAAGGTTATCAAGGATGTCTTTCCTAATGAAAGCGAG ATCGTGGTTAAGAGTCAAGTTTTGGCTGGTGGACGAGGCTTGGGAACTTTTAAAAATGGTCTTAAGGGTGGTGTACACATTGTTAAGGCTGACCAGGTTGCAGATATTGCTG gGAAGATGCTTGGGCAGATACTTGTTACCAAACAAACTGGTGCTCAGGGAAAACCAGTTAACAAG GTTTATTTGTGTCAAAAACTGGCACTTGTGAATGAGATGTACTTTTCTATAATCCTGGATCGTAAGTCTGCTGGTCCT CTTGTCATTGCTTGTAGTAAGGGAGGAACCAGCATTGAAGACCTTGCAGAGAAATTCCCAGACATGATTATAAAG GTACCGATTGATGTTTTTAAAGGAATTACCGATGAAGATGCTGCAAAGGTGGTTGATGGCTTGGCTCCCAAAGGAGCTGATAAAAATAAATCTATTGAACAAGTGAAGAATTTGTATAATCTTTTCTGCAAAACTGACTGCACTCTTTTGGAA ATCAATCCTCTAGCTGAAACTGCTGATAACCAGTTGGTTGCTGCTGATGCTAAGATGAATTTTGATGATAATGCTGCATATCGTCAGAAAGAGATATTTGCTCTCCGTGATACGACGCAAGAGGATCCTCGAGAG GTGGCTGCTGCAAAGGCAGATTTAAATTATATTGGGTTAGATGGAGAAATTGGTTGCATGGTGAATGGTGCAGGGTTAGCAATGGCCACAATGGATATAATTAAATTGCATGGGGGTACTCCTGCCAATTTTCTGGATGTAGGTGGCAATGCCTCTGAAGGCCAG GTGGTTGAGGCATTTAAGATATTGACTGCTGATGACAAAGTAAAGGCTATTTTGGTTAACATTTTTGGTGGCATCATGAAGTGCGATGTTATTGCAAGTGGAATAGTAAATGCTGCCAAACAG GTTCAACTAAAAGTACCAGTTGTGGTTCGTCTTGAAGGCACCAATGTTGATCaaggaaaaagaattttgaag GAAAGTGGCATGAAACTAATAACAGCCGAAGATTTGGATGATGCTGCACAGAAAGCAGTGAAAGCTTACAAATGA